From the Telopea speciosissima isolate NSW1024214 ecotype Mountain lineage chromosome 9, Tspe_v1, whole genome shotgun sequence genome, the window CTTCATGTTTTGGCCATCAAAGTGGTTACAAATACATCAACTGTTTGCAATTTAACATTTTGTGAGCTCCCTGAATGCCTTACGAACTCAATTCCCATGCGGATAACAGTCAATCACACAAAGCGCATTTTGAGGGAAGAATTTGATGTTAATATGAAAAATGACATCTGCTGCCAATCTGTACCCACCTTGTACTGACATGAGTAATGGATGAGATCGCGGTCCCGACTTTTTCACCATTTTCTCTTGCGGCAACAAACAGCCGAAGCCAATGGAACAAAGCCTGCAGTGGTTCTCAGCTACAGATTGACACCCCAAGTGAAGGAGTTCAGAAATGCTAAGCAAAAGTACTCTTCCAAGCCCCACAACAGGATCATAATCATGTGAGTTTGATCTATGAAATGGAGTAAACCTTTACCACTTTGGATGTGTCACAAACAAGAAGATTTTCTGAGTCATTCGGAGTAGTACAGAGCCAATTGACCTGCCAAAAGAAAACAATCCTGCGTCAGATTCTAGGAAGGCATGGCTTcataaactcaaaacaaaatttaCAAAAGGATACAACAAATAAACTTCCAGGAAgtgtttcttttattctcttcttttctggGGATTGGGCAGGAGTGGGAATTGTATAGAGCTGAGTAATTAGAACCTCACTTTTTTCTTCAAGTTGATGTTCAGAGTCAGAAGATTAGTACTGCTGTTGTTTTGTCCAGCATCAAGATGTTTAGACCAATCCCACACTTTAACTATTGCATCATTTCCACCTGAAACTATatattttcctctctccccGAACAACGAGAAAGCCCTAAAGAAATTAGAATTTCTTTAGACAAGGATGAGAAAGCCTTCGATGAATTAAACTGCCTTTAGACAGTAAATGGCATACTAAGAGCATATTACTTACACACATGATACAGCAGCAGTATGCCCTCCCAAAGCATAATCCAAATGAAAACTACTTCCTCTATTTTGATCGAGGGATGCAGTATTTGAAGTTGATGTGCTGGCTTTAGAATTAGATTGTGATCCTTTTCGGTGCTGCAAGGAACCTTTTAACTTCACATTAGCAAGCTCAGATTCAATATCAATCacatcaacaacaccatcacCTCTGGCAACAACACAAATCTTGTCGGTTTTCTCCAGCATATCCATGTCAGGAATAACTAGTGCGTGAACGAAAGCTGGATTGAAACATTGACCTTCATTACCATGATTGTCCACGTTGTGCATGCCTGCAGAAAATTGAAACAATTCTAATACTGTTTTCTCCTAACATATCAAGGAACAAAAACTAGAGGGAGAGAATGAAAGTATGGAAAACCTTAGGAAAAGCAACATGATACCAGTATGGGAAAAAATCATTACAATTCTACTGTTGGATAGATAGTTAATGTCCAGATTGGCCACGTGTCAAGTTTTAGATACAAATTCAATATATCCTGCCTTATATAGGCATACCATCTCTTGCACCCCCACTGATAGTCCCGTGCACCCTCTTGGAAGTCTcagatttttcaatgctttgttttgtCACCTTGCCAactcagattgggctggtttcaGATACAAATTCAATATATCCTGCTATATATAGGCATAccatcccatgtatgtccatatGCACCCCATTAATAGTCCCATGCACCCTCTTGGTAGTCCCATATTTTTCAATGGATTGTTTTGCAACCTTACCAACTTGGATTGGactgaaattttacatgtgggTAGGGGAGCTTGAGGTCTacttatccacaaaatttgggctcCATCTGACATGCCACATGACATATGCTAGGGCCACCAAAATAATTCCCTTGGTGGTCTGACTGAGAGACATTTACCAATAACATATTtcattaggtttttttttattcataattTTGTGAGGAAACATGTAACCATTCACATACAAAATACAAATTCTAATGGTTTCTTCCTATCATACTCATAACATGGGATGCAATCAGACAAATGGCTTATTTTGATAGCTTttctttcatatatatatatatatatatatatatatatatatatatatatatatatatatataatccttTGGTAGGAAGAAAAAATGGTTTATTGACTGGCATTCCAGGCATCTTCTCATCAGCATACAGTAACAATTCCTCCACAAGTGGTATACAAGGTCATGAATCTGGATCAGCCCAAAATACCAGCTTTGGATTCCCCCCAACTAAAGCATTGCACCTTTGGGGCAATGCATGATCATATCAATCAGTAACCCCacccccaaagaaaaaattattgaCCATCTAGTTCAGAGAATTCAAACAAAGATGCAATATAATGTTTCAAGATCAGAAGGGCCACACAAATGACTCTACTCAGCTTAAAAAATTAGggcatcccagtgcacgaggctcccgctactgcagggtctgggaggggcaaacgTACACAGCCTTACCTTCTGCTTCactggagaggctgtttccaagttttgaacccgcaaccaacaggctgcaatagcacaacttaaccatTGTGCCAAGGCTTGCAAGAGAGGCTGTTACCATTTTCCAAGCATAAAAAATTAGGAATGTCCAAAATTTAAGCACTTCTTAAGTTAAACTATGAATAAAATTCAGAGAGTTTGGGTAACCTAGCTATCATAGA encodes:
- the LOC122640688 gene encoding WD repeat-containing protein 53 isoform X4, whose protein sequence is MRVMCFLIPISSANLLDGCICWYDLRCKDALFTMDLGKKPISSICFRPGNEDVVYASSGTEVMCLDVHLASSWKPLNSYNYNKDEINQVSCSSKSSFLAAADDSGDIKIMDIRQQCLYKTLRAGHSSICSSVQFVPWRPWEVITGGLDAKLVMWDFSKGRPCKIKDFGMHNVDNHGNEGQCFNPAFVHALVIPDMDMLEKTDKICVVARGDGVVDVIDIESELANVKLKGSLQHRKGSQSNSKASTSTSNTASLDQNRGSSFHLDYALGGHTAAVSCVAFSLFGERGKYIVSGGNDAIVKVWDWSKHLDAGQNNSSTNLLTLNINLKKKVNWLCTTPNDSENLLVCDTSKVVKVYSIS
- the LOC122640688 gene encoding WD repeat-containing protein 53 isoform X2 — protein: MAEELTKPRRLRGHKATATCCIASRDRPGVVATSGEDGCICWYDLRCKDALFTMDLGKKPISSICFRPGNEDVVYASSGTEVMCLDVHLASSWKPLNSYNYNKDEINQVSCSSKSSFLAAADDSGDIKIMDIRQQCLYKTLRAGHSSICSSVQFVPWRPWEVITGGLDAKLVMWDFSKGRPCKIKDFGMHNVDNHGNEGQCFNPAFVHALVIPDMDMLEKTDKICVVARGDGVVDVIDIESELANVKLKGSLQHRKGSQSNSKASTSTSNTASLDQNRGSSFHLDYALGGHTAAVSCVAFSLFGERGKYIVSGGNDAIVKVWDWSKHLDAGQNNSSTNLLTLNINLKKKVNWLCTTPNDSENLLVCDTSKVVKVYSIS
- the LOC122640688 gene encoding WD repeat-containing protein 53 isoform X3, whose translation is MAEELTKPRRLRGHKATATCCIASRDRPGVVATSGEDGCICWYDLRCKDALFTMDLGKKPISSICFRPGNEDVVYASSGTEVMCLDVHLASSWKPLNSYNYNKDEINQVSCSSKSSFLAAADDSGDIKIMDIRQQCLYKTLRAGHSSICSSVQFVPWRPWEVITGGLDAKLVMWDFSKGRPCKIKDFGMDNHGNEGQCFNPAFVHALVIPDMDMLEKTDKICVVARGDGVVDVIDIESELANVKLKGSLQHRKGSQSNSKASTSTSNTASLDQNRGSSFHLDYALGGHTAAVSCVAFSLFGERGKYIVSGGNDAIVKVWDWSKHLDAGQNNSSTNLLTLNINLKKKVNWLCTTPNDSENLLVCDTSKVVKVYSIS
- the LOC122640688 gene encoding WD repeat-containing protein 53 isoform X1 yields the protein MAEELTKPRRLRGHKATATCCIASRDRPGVVATSGEDGCICWYDLRCKDALFTMDLGKKPISSICFRPGNEDVVYASSGTEVMCLDVHLASSWKPLNSYNYNKDEINQIAFSSKSSFLAAADDSGDIKIMDIRQQCLYKTLRAGHSSICSSVQFVPWRPWEVITGGLDAKLVMWDFSKGRPCKIKDFGMHNVDNHGNEGQCFNPAFVHALVIPDMDMLEKTDKICVVARGDGVVDVIDIESELANVKLKGSLQHRKGSQSNSKASTSTSNTASLDQNRGSSFHLDYALGGHTAAVSCVAFSLFGERGKYIVSGGNDAIVKVWDWSKHLDAGQNNSSTNLLTLNINLKKKVNWLCTTPNDSENLLVCDTSKVVKVYSIS